A single window of Streptomyces sp. NBC_00464 DNA harbors:
- a CDS encoding 4-hydroxy-3-methylbut-2-enyl diphosphate reductase yields the protein MGRMTAPTPRRVLLAAPRGYCAGVDRAVIAVEKALEQYGSPVYVRHEIVHNKYVVQTLEKKGAIFVEETAEVPEGSIVMFSAHGVAPTVHEEAAERKLATIDATCPLVTKVHKEAVRFAQDDFDILLIGHEGHEEVIGTSGEAPDHITLVDGPEDVANVEVRDPSRVVWLSQTTLSVDETMETVGALKEKFPLLISPPSDDICYATQNRQIAVKQMGADADLVIVVGSKNSSNSVRLVEVALGAGARDSHLVDAADEIDEAWLEGVSTVGVTSGASVPEVLVDGVLAWLSERGFEDVEIVKAAEESIVFSLPKELRRDLRAEAAALSAE from the coding sequence ATGGGACGCATGACTGCTCCGACACCCCGCCGCGTCCTGCTCGCCGCTCCCCGTGGCTACTGCGCGGGCGTGGACCGTGCCGTGATCGCCGTGGAGAAGGCCCTGGAGCAGTACGGCTCCCCGGTCTACGTACGCCACGAGATCGTCCACAACAAGTACGTCGTACAGACCCTGGAGAAGAAGGGCGCGATCTTCGTCGAGGAGACCGCGGAGGTCCCCGAGGGCTCGATCGTCATGTTCAGCGCGCACGGCGTCGCGCCGACCGTGCACGAGGAGGCGGCCGAGCGGAAGCTCGCCACGATCGACGCGACCTGCCCCCTCGTCACCAAGGTCCACAAGGAGGCCGTCCGCTTCGCGCAGGACGACTTCGACATCCTCCTGATCGGCCACGAGGGCCACGAGGAGGTCATCGGCACCTCCGGCGAGGCCCCCGACCACATCACCCTGGTCGACGGCCCCGAGGACGTCGCGAACGTAGAGGTGCGTGACCCCTCCAGGGTCGTCTGGCTCTCCCAGACCACGCTCTCGGTCGACGAGACGATGGAGACCGTCGGCGCGCTCAAGGAGAAGTTCCCGCTCCTGATCTCGCCGCCCAGCGACGACATCTGCTACGCCACGCAGAACCGCCAGATCGCGGTGAAGCAGATGGGCGCGGACGCCGACCTGGTGATCGTCGTCGGCTCGAAGAACTCCTCGAACTCGGTCCGCCTGGTCGAGGTCGCCCTCGGCGCCGGTGCGCGCGACTCCCACCTGGTCGACGCCGCGGACGAGATCGACGAGGCCTGGCTGGAGGGCGTCTCCACGGTCGGGGTCACCTCCGGAGCGTCCGTTCCCGAGGTGCTGGTCGACGGCGTCCTGGCCTGGCTCTCCGAGCGGGGCTTCGAGGACGTGGAGATCGTGAAGGCGGCCGAGGAGTCCATCGTGTTCTCGCTGCCCAAGGAGCTCCGCCGCGATCTGCGCGCGGAGGCGGCGGCACTGTCCGCGGAGTAG
- a CDS encoding APC family permease produces MTGSGTETGTGGSTERVGLRRTLGFRDLVVYGLLFIAPMAPVGVFGTLDAKSDGAVALVYIAATVVMAFTAFSYAQMVRVAPLAGSVFAYARKGLGEGPGFIAGWMVMLDYLLIPAVAYLFSGIAMNSLVPEVSRWVWTALAVALTTLLNLWGVRAAARVGFAVLAMEIVVLLVFVVSAVVVLVQDGAQRGWLTPLTGDSGFSATAVLGAVSVAVLSYLGFDAIASFAEEVTGGSAKVARAVLFCLVLAGVLFVAQGYLAALLEPMTSAELAADPAAQGSAFYDTVDAAVGSWLHDLVAVSKAIGAAFAALAGQAAAGRLLFAMARERRLPALLSKVDPRSGVPRIAILIAAVVTMVAAVWAARRDDGLDHLVSVVDVGALTAFVLLHASVVGWFAVRRMEGPPSWWRHVLIPVVGAAVLVAVIVEATASAQVVGACWLAVGLVVLLLQRGRRVV; encoded by the coding sequence ATGACCGGCAGCGGCACGGAAACCGGCACCGGCGGCTCCACGGAGCGGGTGGGGCTGCGGCGGACGCTCGGCTTCCGGGATCTGGTGGTCTACGGGCTGCTGTTCATCGCCCCGATGGCCCCCGTCGGCGTCTTCGGCACCCTCGACGCCAAGTCCGACGGGGCCGTGGCGCTGGTGTACATCGCCGCGACCGTCGTCATGGCCTTCACCGCCTTCAGTTACGCCCAGATGGTGCGGGTCGCCCCCCTGGCGGGTTCCGTCTTCGCGTACGCACGCAAGGGGCTCGGCGAGGGGCCGGGGTTCATCGCCGGGTGGATGGTGATGCTCGACTACCTGCTGATCCCCGCGGTCGCCTATCTCTTCTCCGGGATCGCGATGAATTCGCTGGTGCCGGAGGTGTCACGGTGGGTGTGGACCGCGCTGGCGGTGGCCCTCACCACGCTGCTCAACCTCTGGGGCGTACGGGCGGCGGCCCGGGTCGGCTTCGCGGTGCTCGCGATGGAGATCGTGGTGCTGCTGGTGTTCGTGGTGTCCGCGGTCGTGGTGCTCGTGCAGGACGGGGCGCAGCGCGGCTGGCTGACGCCGCTCACCGGGGACTCCGGGTTCTCCGCGACGGCGGTGCTGGGCGCGGTGTCCGTGGCGGTGCTCTCGTATCTGGGCTTCGACGCCATCGCCTCGTTCGCGGAGGAGGTGACGGGCGGTTCGGCGAAGGTGGCGCGGGCGGTGCTGTTCTGCCTGGTGCTGGCGGGGGTGCTGTTCGTGGCGCAGGGGTATCTGGCGGCGCTCCTGGAACCGATGACGTCTGCGGAGCTGGCCGCCGATCCGGCCGCGCAGGGCTCGGCGTTCTACGACACGGTGGACGCCGCGGTCGGGTCCTGGCTGCACGATCTGGTGGCGGTCAGCAAGGCGATCGGGGCGGCGTTCGCGGCGCTGGCCGGGCAGGCGGCGGCGGGGCGGCTGTTGTTCGCGATGGCCCGGGAGCGGCGGCTGCCCGCGCTGCTGTCCAAGGTCGATCCGAGGTCGGGGGTGCCGCGGATCGCGATCCTGATCGCGGCGGTAGTGACGATGGTGGCGGCGGTGTGGGCGGCCCGGCGCGACGACGGTCTGGATCATCTGGTGTCGGTGGTGGACGTCGGGGCGCTGACCGCGTTCGTCCTGCTCCACGCGTCGGTGGTCGGCTGGTTCGCGGTGCGGCGGATGGAGGGGCCGCCGAGCTGGTGGCGGCACGTCCTGATCCCGGTGGTGGGCGCCGCGGTGCTCGTCGCGGTGATCGTGGAGGCGACGGCGAGTGCTCAGGTGGTGGGTGCGTGCTGGCTGGCGGTGGGATTGGTGGTGCTGCTGTTGCAGCGTGGGCGCCGGGTGGTGTGA
- the xseA gene encoding exodeoxyribonuclease VII large subunit yields MALQTSPEAPLPVGDVSRLIGGWIDRLGAVWVEGQITQLSRRPGAGVVFLTLRDPSHDISVSVTCFRQAFDRIADVVTEGARVVVLAKPEWYAPRGQLSLRATEIRPVGIGELLVRLEQLKKSLASEGLFALDRKKPLPFLPQLIGLVCGRASAAERDVLENARRRWPAVRFEVRNTAVQGVHAVNQVVHAVKELDAVDEVDVIVVARGGGSVEDLLPFSDEELIRTVAACRTPVVSAIGHEPDSPLLDLVADVRASTPTDAAKRIVPDVGEELDRVQQLRDRSLRTVRGLLDREERGLAHALGRPSMERPQRMVDERASEVDALIGRGRRVLGHLLDRADSELSHTRARVLALSPAATLERGYAVLQRADGHVVRDPADAGAAGDALRARVSGGEFVVRVDG; encoded by the coding sequence ATGGCTCTGCAAACTTCCCCGGAAGCTCCGCTGCCCGTCGGTGACGTGTCACGGCTGATCGGTGGCTGGATCGACCGGCTCGGCGCGGTCTGGGTCGAGGGGCAGATCACTCAGCTGTCGCGGCGGCCGGGTGCCGGAGTGGTGTTCCTGACCCTGCGCGACCCTTCGCACGACATCTCGGTGAGCGTCACCTGTTTCCGGCAGGCCTTCGACCGGATCGCGGACGTGGTGACGGAGGGGGCGCGGGTCGTCGTCCTCGCGAAGCCCGAGTGGTACGCGCCCCGCGGCCAGCTCTCGCTGCGGGCCACGGAGATCCGGCCGGTCGGCATCGGCGAGCTGCTGGTCCGGCTGGAGCAGCTCAAGAAGTCCCTGGCCTCGGAGGGCCTCTTCGCGCTCGACCGCAAGAAGCCGCTGCCCTTCCTGCCGCAGCTGATCGGGCTCGTCTGCGGACGCGCGTCGGCGGCCGAGCGCGATGTGCTGGAGAACGCGCGCCGCCGGTGGCCCGCCGTGCGCTTCGAGGTGCGCAACACCGCGGTGCAGGGCGTGCACGCGGTGAATCAGGTGGTCCACGCGGTCAAGGAACTCGACGCCGTCGACGAGGTGGACGTGATCGTGGTGGCGCGCGGCGGGGGCAGCGTGGAGGACCTGCTGCCGTTCTCGGACGAGGAGCTGATCCGTACGGTCGCGGCCTGCCGCACCCCGGTCGTCTCGGCGATCGGCCACGAGCCCGACTCCCCCCTGCTCGACCTGGTCGCCGACGTGCGGGCCTCCACCCCCACGGACGCGGCGAAGAGGATCGTGCCCGACGTGGGCGAGGAGCTGGACCGCGTACAGCAGCTGCGGGACCGGTCGCTGCGGACGGTACGGGGGCTGCTCGACCGGGAGGAGCGGGGTCTGGCGCACGCGCTGGGGCGGCCCTCCATGGAACGCCCGCAGCGGATGGTGGACGAGCGGGCGTCGGAGGTCGACGCGCTGATCGGGCGCGGCAGGCGGGTGCTGGGGCATCTGCTGGACCGTGCGGACTCGGAGCTCTCCCACACCCGCGCGCGGGTGCTCGCGCTGTCGCCCGCGGCGACGCTGGAGCGCGGGTACGCGGTGCTCCAGCGGGCGGACGGGCACGTGGTCCGGGACCCGGCCGACGCGGGCGCCGCCGGGGACGCGCTGCGGGCCCGGGTGTCGGGGGGCGAGTTCGTGGTGCGGGTCGACGGGTGA
- a CDS encoding exodeoxyribonuclease VII small subunit codes for MTDDGTTTAAATGTLGYEQARDELIEVVRRLEAGGTSLEDSLALWERGEELAKVCRHWLEGARARLDAALAGPADPANGPAEDSGDAADDAG; via the coding sequence ATGACGGACGACGGGACGACGACGGCTGCGGCCACGGGCACGCTCGGTTACGAGCAGGCGCGCGACGAGCTGATCGAGGTGGTGCGCCGGCTGGAGGCGGGCGGGACCTCGCTGGAGGACTCCCTCGCGCTGTGGGAGCGGGGCGAGGAGCTGGCGAAGGTGTGCCGGCACTGGCTGGAGGGCGCGCGGGCCCGTCTCGACGCGGCGCTGGCGGGGCCTGCCGACCCCGCGAACGGCCCTGCGGAGGACAGCGGGGACGCGGCGGACGACGCGGGCTGA
- a CDS encoding malonic semialdehyde reductase yields MSLVLDPAAQDLLFREARTANTFTDEPVTEEQVQAIYDLVKYGPTAFNQSPLRVILVRSDDARARLVSHMAEGNQPKTSTAPLVAILVADNEFHEELPSLLPHFPQAKDMFFSERPVRESAASLNAALQAAYFIIGVRAAGLAAGPMTGYDAAGIEKEFLDGDHSLLMVVNIGKPGDDAWFPRSPRLAFDEVVKTV; encoded by the coding sequence ATGTCCCTCGTTCTTGACCCCGCCGCCCAGGACCTCCTCTTCCGTGAGGCCCGCACCGCCAACACCTTCACCGACGAGCCGGTGACCGAGGAGCAGGTCCAGGCGATCTACGACCTGGTCAAGTACGGCCCGACCGCGTTCAACCAGTCGCCGCTGCGCGTCATCCTGGTCCGCTCGGACGACGCCCGCGCGCGCCTCGTCTCGCACATGGCCGAGGGCAACCAGCCCAAGACGTCGACCGCCCCGCTGGTCGCCATCCTGGTCGCGGACAACGAGTTCCACGAGGAGCTCCCGTCCCTGCTGCCGCACTTCCCGCAGGCCAAGGACATGTTCTTCTCCGAGCGCCCGGTCCGTGAGTCGGCCGCCTCGCTGAACGCCGCCCTGCAGGCCGCCTACTTCATCATCGGCGTCCGCGCCGCCGGCCTGGCCGCGGGCCCGATGACCGGCTACGACGCCGCGGGCATCGAGAAGGAGTTCCTCGACGGCGACCACAGCCTGCTGATGGTCGTCAACATCGGCAAGCCGGGCGACGACGCCTGGTTCCCCCGCTCGCCGCGTCTCGCGTTCGACGAGGTCGTCAAGACCGTCTGA
- a CDS encoding DUF4245 domain-containing protein, which yields MASKRGKQTVRDMFLSLAVIAAVAGVVYIFVPHDDKADPVQAVDYRVELLTARRAAPYPVAAPSGLAQDWKPTSVGYDRAAGDSWHLGFLDPDGKYVAVEQSTSPAKKYVAEVSQKAKDTGRTQQVAGETWQHWEGPKYDALVRQDKGATTVVTGSASTERLAEMAASLKTS from the coding sequence GTGGCAAGCAAGCGAGGCAAGCAGACAGTGCGGGACATGTTCCTGTCGTTGGCGGTGATCGCCGCCGTGGCGGGGGTCGTCTACATCTTCGTCCCGCACGACGACAAGGCCGATCCCGTCCAGGCGGTCGACTACCGCGTCGAGCTCCTGACCGCGCGGCGCGCGGCCCCGTACCCGGTGGCCGCTCCGAGCGGTCTGGCGCAGGACTGGAAGCCCACCTCGGTCGGTTACGACCGTGCGGCGGGCGACAGCTGGCACCTGGGCTTCCTCGACCCGGACGGCAAGTACGTCGCGGTGGAGCAGTCCACTTCCCCGGCGAAGAAGTACGTCGCCGAGGTCAGCCAGAAGGCGAAGGACACCGGCCGCACGCAGCAGGTGGCGGGGGAGACCTGGCAGCACTGGGAGGGCCCGAAGTACGACGCCCTCGTGCGCCAGGACAAAGGGGCGACCACGGTCGTGACCGGGTCCGCCTCGACGGAGCGGCTGGCGGAGATGGCGGCGTCGCTCAAGACGTCCTGA
- the glpX gene encoding class II fructose-bisphosphatase, which produces MSEHHLPSQLEVSPEAPDRNLALELVRVTEAAAMAAGRWVGRGDKIGADGAAVKAMRTLVSTVSMNGIVVIGEGEKDEAPMLFNGERVGDGTGPEVDIAVDPIDGTTLNAKGMPNAIAVLAAADRGAMFDPSAVFYMDKLVTGPEAADFVDINAPVSVNIRRVAKAKNSMPEDVTVVILDRPRHEGIVKEIRETGARIKFISDGDVAGSIMAAREGTGVDLLMGIGGTPEGIISACAIKCLGGVIQGKLWPKDAAERQRALDAGHDLDRVLSTDDLVSGDNVFFVATGITDGELMRGVRYRAETATTESIVMRSKSGTIRKIDSTHRLSKLRAYSAIDFDRAK; this is translated from the coding sequence ATGTCCGAGCATCATCTGCCGTCCCAGCTGGAGGTCTCCCCGGAGGCCCCCGACCGCAACCTCGCCCTGGAGCTCGTCCGGGTCACCGAGGCCGCCGCCATGGCCGCCGGGCGCTGGGTCGGCCGCGGGGACAAGATCGGCGCCGACGGCGCCGCCGTGAAGGCCATGCGGACCCTCGTCTCCACCGTGTCGATGAACGGCATCGTCGTCATCGGTGAGGGCGAGAAGGACGAAGCCCCCATGCTGTTCAACGGCGAGCGCGTCGGCGACGGCACCGGCCCCGAGGTCGACATCGCCGTCGACCCCATCGACGGCACCACCCTGAACGCCAAGGGCATGCCGAACGCCATCGCCGTGCTGGCCGCCGCGGACCGGGGCGCGATGTTCGACCCGTCCGCCGTCTTCTACATGGACAAGCTGGTCACCGGCCCCGAGGCCGCCGACTTCGTCGACATCAACGCCCCCGTCTCGGTGAACATCCGCCGGGTCGCCAAGGCGAAGAACTCCATGCCCGAGGACGTCACCGTCGTCATCCTGGACCGCCCCCGCCACGAGGGCATCGTCAAGGAGATCCGGGAGACCGGCGCCCGGATCAAGTTCATCTCCGACGGCGACGTCGCGGGCTCGATCATGGCCGCCCGCGAGGGCACCGGCGTCGACCTGCTCATGGGGATCGGCGGCACGCCCGAAGGCATCATCTCGGCCTGCGCCATAAAGTGCCTCGGCGGTGTCATCCAGGGCAAGCTCTGGCCGAAGGACGCCGCCGAACGGCAGCGCGCCCTGGACGCCGGACACGACCTGGACCGGGTGCTGTCCACGGACGATCTGGTCAGCGGCGACAACGTGTTCTTCGTGGCGACCGGCATCACGGACGGCGAACTGATGCGTGGTGTGCGCTACCGCGCGGAGACGGCGACCACCGAGTCGATCGTCATGCGCTCCAAGTCGGGCACCATCCGGAAGATCGACTCCACCCACCGGCTGTCGAAGCTGCGCGCCTACAGCGCGATCGACTTCGACCGCGCGAAGTGA
- a CDS encoding WhiB family transcriptional regulator, which yields MLQLPHQPLQVAAIPPQRTPAREDQAGPWHSEAVCRRDEAGLFFAPSKEPTAARLSREESAKRVCARCPVMIECREHALVQPEPYGVWGGLTAAERRVALARRRRREAELKASGATGHIAAAG from the coding sequence GTGCTGCAACTGCCGCATCAGCCCCTGCAGGTCGCCGCCATCCCTCCCCAGCGGACCCCCGCTCGGGAGGACCAGGCCGGCCCCTGGCACTCGGAGGCGGTGTGCCGCCGGGATGAAGCCGGGCTGTTCTTCGCCCCGTCGAAGGAGCCGACTGCTGCCCGACTGTCACGCGAGGAGTCCGCGAAGCGGGTCTGCGCGCGCTGTCCGGTGATGATCGAATGCCGGGAGCACGCTCTGGTGCAACCGGAGCCCTACGGAGTCTGGGGCGGCCTCACGGCTGCCGAACGCCGGGTGGCGCTCGCCCGCCGAAGGCGGCGCGAGGCCGAGCTCAAGGCATCCGGCGCGACCGGCCACATCGCCGCGGCCGGCTGA
- a CDS encoding DUF1707 SHOCT-like domain-containing protein gives MDLEKHPQQPTARAEPDVIRASDADRDRIADILREAMAEGRLTADEHAERVDSVYRAKTVGELEPLVRDLPTPGGATMAAGAPYGRTPEMPTGPVDNLVAVFSSSSRKGRWRVGGRMNAFALFGSVEIDLTEALFGQRLTVINATSVFGSVEIRVPENISLRGSGTGIFGNFEVATLESADPEAPVVAVNGYSVFGSVEAKPKRGKFIADLQDRLRKHLGH, from the coding sequence GTGGACCTCGAAAAGCACCCCCAGCAGCCCACCGCCCGGGCTGAACCCGATGTCATCCGCGCCTCCGACGCGGACCGCGACCGGATCGCGGACATCCTGCGTGAGGCGATGGCCGAGGGACGGCTGACCGCCGACGAGCATGCCGAGCGGGTCGATTCCGTCTACCGCGCCAAGACCGTCGGGGAACTCGAACCGCTGGTACGGGACCTGCCGACGCCGGGTGGCGCCACCATGGCCGCCGGTGCCCCGTACGGCCGCACCCCCGAGATGCCGACGGGGCCCGTCGACAACCTGGTGGCTGTCTTCAGCAGTTCCAGCCGCAAGGGGCGCTGGCGCGTCGGCGGGCGCATGAACGCGTTCGCGCTGTTCGGCAGCGTGGAAATCGATCTGACCGAGGCCCTTTTCGGCCAGCGGCTCACCGTGATCAACGCGACCTCCGTCTTCGGAAGTGTGGAGATCAGGGTCCCCGAGAACATCTCGCTGCGCGGCAGCGGGACGGGCATTTTCGGCAATTTCGAAGTCGCCACGCTTGAATCGGCGGATCCGGAGGCCCCCGTGGTGGCCGTCAACGGATATTCGGTGTTCGGCAGCGTCGAGGCAAAGCCCAAGCGCGGCAAGTTCATTGCCGATCTGCAGGACCGGCTGCGCAAACACCTCGGTCACTGA